GAGTTACTATGctccgccgcagcagcagcagttgcatcaGCAAATTCAACAACATAATCAACAATTTCAACAACAGTATACACAAAAGCATCAACAACATGCACAGAATCCACAGCAACTCCATgcacaaaatcaacaacattCACCAATTCAACAACAACTTCAACAAAATTCACACCAACATCAGCCACaatttcaacaacaacaacaacagcacatgCCGCCCACCCATTTAATGCCACCTCCAATGATGATAATGAAagcgggctctggctctggctctagctctgtGGATTATCGTCACAGCATGCCGGGCGGCAGTCCGGGATCCATTTCGGGTTCACCCAGCATGAGCACCTCCTACATGAGCCACATTAACCACATGAGTTCGCCGACACCCAAGCAATTTATGACCTCATCGATGGCCTATCATCCCTCCTACACCTCCTGGCACTCCTCTGCTCCCATTAGTGGCATGTCCAGCATGCCGCCGCATCGCTTGAGCTACGCCGATGCCCATCACCAGGAGTCCATGCAGCActacagcttcagctccagacCCCACCAGACGGTGAGTTATTCGCCCAACTCCCTGGCGGGACATCTGGGTGCTTCGAAGGCGTCTCTGAGGAAGCCCTGGCTGCACGAGCTCCTGCAGAAGGAGGTGGTGGTCAAGGCGAAGGTGAAGCCCACAATGCCGGCCACCAAGTACCTAATGGGAACGAGCAAACCGCATCAGGCCCTGCCCCCAGCCGGCTATGGCATTAGTTCCACGCGTCCACCGATGGCCTACGCACCCGTGACCTTTGTGCCGGGTCCACCCACCATTGCAGTGCCCACCATGGCCAGCAGCCTGGGCCAGGAGATCTACATCACGCCCACACCacagaccagcagcagctccggctTCCGACCGATGCTGATGACCAGTCCAACCAGTTCCACCTCCGTCTCCATGCCAATGACCACGCCTGCATCACAGCCTAGCTATCTACGCcctggaagcagcagcagcagcaccacaacgacgacgacgacgactaacAACCGCCTGCTGATACCACAGACGAGTAATCTGGCCCAACGTCCCACAGTGGCACCCGCGCCGGAATCCACCACCGACTCACTCTTTTCGCACTATAAGCAGCCGCCAAAAGCGCTGCTCGGACCCATGTATCTCATCATCGAGGGTCACTCCAAGGTCAAGACCTATGGCCAAAACGAACTGGACCCCCACAGTCCGAAGATAGTGCCGGTAATCTCCAAGAGAGAACCTGTCGTACGTACCGCAGACCCGAACGAGAAACGTGGGACAGTGGAGACCTTTCAGGTCAAGCATTTGCATACGAAAACAACGCCAATGACGACCACTACACCGAGGCCatcgacaacaaccacagagAGGCCAGTCACCAGCAGTAGTTCCACGAGCAAACCCACTCAAAGAACAACCACATTGAAGACGACAACAACTGCATCTGTTCCGAGGACATCGACAACTCCATTTACTACTCCTCCACCAACGACAACTCCATCGACTACTCCTCCGCCCAGTGGCGTCAATGATTTGCTGAGCCTGTTGGACAACATGTTTGCCGATGTCCATGAGATTGCCTCCTCGACAGCGtccgtgccagtgccagtcccagccagcagcaccacgaGCACCATCCTGAAGCCGGTGAGCACCAGgctgctgccccagcagccagagccacgtATTGGCAGTCAAGCGGGCAGCATCTCGAGTGTACTGGGAAATGATGAAGCTGGCGAGGATCTGGGGTCAGAGTTTGCCACCAGCacggagctgccgctgcgggCGACGCGTCAGGTATTTGACTATGATCAATTGCCCGAGTCAAGGGCCACGGCCACAACTGACATTGAATAcaatgatgaagatgatgacgaggaggaggagctggaggaggcgaATTTTGATGCCCCCTCTGGCAGtcagcaggaggagaacgaAGATGATGAGGAGGACAACGAGCACAATCTACTCAAACGCATAGACAGATTCGTGGACGATGTGGACGATGGTGAGGATGATTTAGAGGATTTGATTGAGGGCCTGTCCCCGGGCGTCGAAGACGATGAAGAGGCCTACGATGtggagggagaggagagacgACAGCAGCATTAGCCTAAGATGACACGAAATTTCTTAACTGCGCTCTATaccaaatctatcagaaacTTTTCTTACacttaattgtttttgtaaaTAAGTCAGCTTTAAATGGAGgagaaccaaaccgaaccgatctgtatccgtatctgtatctgtatttattttttgttagttGTTAGGCCCCGCTGACGTCACAATGTGACTGCAAAGTTAGTTACcaataatttaattcattGACATGTTTGTTTTGTAGTTCTTATTGTTagtgcaataaaataaaaaaaacattaacattttaatttgatctTTTTCGACCTGAATGTTATGATGCGACACCTATCGAGGAGATCATGCAGCAATGCTGCCGCCATCTATTAAAGAACTCAACATAGCTTATCGAGTGAAAGCTCATTTGAAAGCTTTGAGTTTCAAATGTGAATTGTAGAATAATCGATCGCACTTTCCCGCTCGTCTTGAAATATCGACTGAATGCAAGGCGAGCTAGCACAACGAGGTGCgatgaaataaatcaaactttttAAGGTGGCTGCTGAATGGATGAAACTGTTAAAGCTGTCTACCATGCAGCTAATAAAGTTgactgaaaattattttttttaaatacaaaacaacATATCCTAAATATATCCAGAATTCTCCAGAACATAGGAATTGATGACATAAATTTGTGATAACGAATGCTGACCGTTTTGGTTGAAAACGTAAAACGCAAAAGTAAGTGAAACCCGGAGCCGCCCGTTTGTTTATTTCCAGCATTGCTTCCAAGCGCCAAGCGTCAATCGAGATCTCCACGCCGCCCCAGACGCACACAGTGAAAAAAACGCTGCTGCTTCCAGAAACGGAAAacgttctctctctgctggcaCCCGTCGTGTCGTGGGTgaagacaacaaacaacaaagtgcaaattaaactaaattgTATGCAAGGTGCCCAAAAAATACacgtaaataaattaattgtttaacaaaGAGAGTTTTGGTGTGAAGTCAAGTTCATGGAGTTTCCAGTGAGCAGCTAAAATTAAGCGAGAGAGTGGCAAACTTTTTTGTTTACGATCCACGAGTGAAttctttgctttcgctttcgcttttgcttttgcttttgttaggGGGGAAGGTTAATGAAAGCCGTAAATGGGGCACCGGCCACCAAATGAAGAGTGAAGAATTGCATTTCTACGAAACGGAACTTACGGAATATGTTTCACACATAAAGAACAGTTAAATAAGaacaaaagtaacaaaaacaCTGAAGAAAAGTGACCGAAAACACGTGCTGCCACAGTTTATGACTCAATTTCCCCCCACCTTGGAACGGGTTTCTTTCTGataaaagtgaaacaaaactTTCGTGTTTAGTTGTAGCTACGATAACACTAATAGTTTTTGCAATTCAAATGCCATTAGAGCGGCGGATAGTGACACAAATACCACAGATctgtttaatttaataaagACCATATATAATAGAAATCATAAATTAGTGAAACTATCTCTCTGGCAGCTCTcttcagccatcagccatcagtgTGATGTGCGTAATCAGATAATGACTAGCTATACATGAGCATATAGCGAAAATAACCTTGATCCGGGGCCATACGGGGCTCTGAGGAAACATTTCGGAAATGTGACGCCGCCGCGGCGTCGTTGTCtctttcaaaacaaaacaagaagctA
The sequence above is a segment of the Drosophila subobscura isolate 14011-0131.10 chromosome U, UCBerk_Dsub_1.0, whole genome shotgun sequence genome. Coding sequences within it:
- the LOC117901000 gene encoding flocculation protein FLO11, translated to MISERHKSHNLVTILCLGCSLLLLLQLLSAAPLVHAASAGGVFEVLAQSTVSETEATTTSKTTTVTATPTKTNASQDEVGQPQPQLQPQPLTPGATTAPRLDHNNNNEWRPLGHGDPLQKDPTYDYSPPALDRVRYWAENNGTGQSNPEARKKELPPEVLRNKTKSEILLLGVASERVRVPHSHSYPGMGLGQQHQQQQQQQQQLAKYAAIRRSYYAPPQQQQLHQQIQQHKQQQQHMPPTHLMPPPMMIMKAGSGSGSSSVDYRHSMPGGSPGSISGSPSMSTSYMSHINHMSSPTPKQFMTSSMAYHPSYTSWHSSAPISGMSSMPPHRLSYADAHHQESMQHYSFSSRPHQTVSYSPNSLAGHLGASKASLRKPWLHELLQKEVVVKAKVKPTMPATKYLMGTSKPHQALPPAGYGISSTRPPMAYAPVTFVPGPPTIAVPTMASSLGQEIYITPTPQTSSSSGFRPMLMTSPTSSTSVSMPMTTPASQPSYLRPGSSSSSTTTTTTTTNNRLLIPQTSNLAQRPTVAPAPESTTDSLFSHYKQPPKALLGPMYLIIEGHSKVKTYGQNELDPHSPKIVPVISKREPVVRTADPNEKRGTVETFQVKHLHTKTTPMTTTTPRPSTTTTERPVTSSSSTSKPTQRTTTLKTTTTASVPRTSTTPFTTPPPTTTPSTTPPPSGVNDLLSLLDNMFADVHEIASSTASVPVPVPASSTTSTILKPVSTRLLPQQPEPRIGSQAGSISSVLGNDEAGEDLGSEFATSTELPLRATRQVFDYDQLPESRATATTDIEYNDEDDDEEEELEEANFDAPSGSQQEENEDDEEDNEHNLLKRIDRFVDDVDDGEDDLEDLIEERRQQH